Proteins from a single region of Sinorhizobium alkalisoli:
- a CDS encoding LysR family transcriptional regulator gives MKLSRRLVPDVTTLQAFECAARHGSFTQAAAELNLTQSAVSRQIKDLETQLGVLLFERVRQRVILSDAGQKLLPEVRRLLNQTEELMVRAMASARAETSLSIASLPTFGSRWLVPRLPDFLRRHPGTVLNIASRSAPFDFEEQNFDLAIHYGQPVWARAACSYLCSEVIVPVASPALGAARPIETPEDIGGSPLLHLATRPKLWGQWFEANGVDSDGAYRGNRFDQFSMVIEAAAAGLGFALLPRYLIEQELAAGTLRIVLDRPMQTENSYYLVVPEGKLENPISRAFQEWISEQVG, from the coding sequence ATGAAGTTGAGCCGCCGACTGGTTCCCGACGTGACGACGCTGCAGGCTTTCGAATGCGCTGCGCGCCACGGCAGCTTCACCCAGGCCGCCGCCGAACTCAACCTGACGCAGAGCGCCGTCAGCCGCCAGATCAAGGATCTGGAAACGCAGCTCGGCGTGCTTCTCTTCGAGCGGGTGCGCCAGCGCGTCATCCTCTCGGATGCGGGGCAGAAACTCCTGCCGGAGGTCCGTCGCCTGCTCAACCAGACCGAGGAACTGATGGTGCGCGCGATGGCCTCGGCCCGCGCCGAAACGAGCCTCTCGATCGCATCGCTGCCGACCTTCGGCAGCCGCTGGTTGGTGCCGCGGCTGCCTGATTTCCTGAGACGACATCCCGGCACGGTCCTCAACATCGCCTCCCGCTCCGCCCCCTTCGATTTCGAGGAGCAGAATTTCGACCTCGCCATTCACTACGGTCAGCCCGTCTGGGCGCGCGCCGCCTGCAGCTATCTCTGCAGCGAGGTCATCGTGCCGGTCGCAAGCCCGGCGCTCGGCGCCGCAAGGCCGATCGAAACGCCGGAGGATATCGGCGGCAGTCCGCTCTTGCATCTGGCGACCAGGCCGAAGCTCTGGGGGCAATGGTTCGAGGCGAACGGCGTCGACAGCGATGGCGCCTATCGCGGCAATCGCTTCGATCAGTTTTCCATGGTCATCGAAGCGGCGGCCGCAGGTCTCGGTTTTGCCCTTTTGCCCCGCTATCTCATCGAACAGGAACTTGCCGCAGGCACGCTGCGGATCGTTCTCGATCGACCGATGCAGACTGAGAACAGCTATTATCTCGTTGTTCCGGAAGGAAAATTGGAGAACCCGATCAGCCGCGCTTTCCAGGAGTGGATCAGCGAGCAGGTCGGCTGA